The Candidatus Zymogenus saltonus genome contains the following window.
CGGACATCTCCTATCACAAGGACAAGTACGACCGGGGCTTCGACAAGGTCATAAACATCTGGGGATCCGATCACCACGGATACGTGGTAAGGATGAAGGCGGCGGTAAAGGCCATGGGGAGGGACCCGGACGACCTGGAGATAATACTGATCCAGTTCGTAAACCTGATTCGGGGCGGAAAGCCGGTCTCCATGTCCACGAGGTCGGGGGAGTTTATCACACTGAGAGAGGTCCTTGACGAGGTGGGAACGGACGCCATGCGCTACTTCATGCTGATGAGAAGCTACGACACCCACCTCGACTTCGATCTGGATCTGGCCAAGAAGAGGTCCCAGGACAATCCCGTCTATTACGTTCAATATGCCCATGCGAGGATATGCTCGATCTTGAGGCAGGCCGAGGAGGCGGGAATGGATGTTTCCAGGATCAGGGATTCGGCCGATCTTACACGCCTCACGCTTCCGGAAGAGGCGGCCGTAATAAAAAAACTCGCGGAGTTTCCCGAGACGGTGGAGGAGGCGGCGGGGTCGCTTGAGCCCCACAGGATCACGTTTTACGTATTTGAGCTTGCCTCCCTATTTCACAGCTACTATAACCACCACCGCGTCATAACGGAGGACGAAAAGCTGACCGCGGCCAGACTAACCTTTGTTGTCGCCGTAAAGACGGTAATCAAAAACGCCCTTACGTTTATGGGCATATCGGCGCCCGAAAGGATGTAATAAAATGTTCGCACTTAGATTATTCTCTTTGTTTTTTTAAAGGGGGATAAAAAAGTGAGAGATATGAGAGACAACGATTTGAGGTATTTCCCTGACGATGACGACGACAGGATGAGGGATTACAGAAGGGCGAAGGACAGCTACGAGTTCAGCCTCGAGCCCAGGCATTTGGCCCTCATCGTGATGGTCGCTATCATCTGTGGGGCGTTGATATTCGCCGCGGGCTACATGACGGGACGCTCCACCGCCACGAAGGGCGGCGGCTTGATAGCAAAGGAAGGTGGGGAGGAGAAGGTCTTTCCCCTCTCGGAAGGGGATAAAGAGGGGACCGAGGGGGACACAGCGGACGAAGGGAAGGAGCCCAAGGTCAACTTTTACGATACGCTGGAGAACGGCGGGATCACCGAAGAGAAGTTGGGTGAAGGGGAAAATACGGGAGACAAGACAGGAGATGTGACGCCGCCCAAGGGCGAAACGCCGGGATCGAAGGATGAAGTGGCTAAAACCGAAACCGGCGACGACAACAAACTCTACTACATCCGGGTCTTTGCCACCAAAGATAAAACTAAGGCGGACAAGCTCCTGAAATCGCTGAAGGCGGACGGATACCCCGCCTACATCAAGGAGGTTGACGGCGGGACCATGAGCATCAGGATAAAGTGGTACAATACGAAAGAGGAGGCCCTGAAGGTGATGGGCGATCTTATGATTGATAAAAATTACAAGGACTATAAACCGGAAATTGGAACGGGATGGAAGTGAGACAGGAAGCTTACGATGCCTAAAGTTATAATCGATTTTGATCTGTGCAAGGGGTGCGGCCTGTGTGTCGATGCGTGTCCGAGAAATATCATAGTAATCGGCAATACGTCAAACGGCAAGGGATACTTTACCGCACTCTATGAAGACGAGGAGGGAAAATGCACGGGATGTGCGCTCTGCGCTGAGATGTGTCCCGATGTTGCCATCGAGGTATTCAAATGACAGGAGAGACCAAAGTGGTTGAACCGAAAGAGAGCAAAAAATCTCAAGAAAAGGATCTCATTAAGGGGAATGAGGCGATCGCCATGGGGGCCTTGGAT
Protein-coding sequences here:
- a CDS encoding SPOR domain-containing protein → MRDMRDNDLRYFPDDDDDRMRDYRRAKDSYEFSLEPRHLALIVMVAIICGALIFAAGYMTGRSTATKGGGLIAKEGGEEKVFPLSEGDKEGTEGDTADEGKEPKVNFYDTLENGGITEEKLGEGENTGDKTGDVTPPKGETPGSKDEVAKTETGDDNKLYYIRVFATKDKTKADKLLKSLKADGYPAYIKEVDGGTMSIRIKWYNTKEEALKVMGDLMIDKNYKDYKPEIGTGWK
- a CDS encoding 4Fe-4S binding protein, translated to MPKVIIDFDLCKGCGLCVDACPRNIIVIGNTSNGKGYFTALYEDEEGKCTGCALCAEMCPDVAIEVFK